gaaaaatcatcaatgagcGATTATGAAGTACTGTTTCCACTTAATATTTCGATCCTCATAGGGCCACACACATCAGTGTCCACTAGTTGGAGTTTTTCAGAGGCTCTCCAGGCTTGATTCGAGGGAAATGGGAGTATAGCCTGCTTTCCTAGCTGACACACTTCACACACATCATCATGGTCCACTGAGTTGATGAAGTTTTCAGCCAAGTCCTCTCTGACCATTCGAGCCATCGATCTGAAGTTGGGATGTCCCAGCCTTTGATGCCAAAGCTTGGATTCATCTAATATGACTGTGTAGGCAATGTCTGACTCCCTGGTCCATTCAACTACAAAGCTCTTATCAGCCATAGGAACTACCATCAGAttggatccacttggatcactgATTTGGCATTAGTTGTCTTTGAACACAACAGAATAACCTTTCTCCAGCAACTGAGCTATGCTGAGTAGGTTTCTGTCAATTTCAGGCACCAAAAGCACATTTGAAATCACTTTGGCACCTGTGGGGGTGCATATCAGCACATCACCCTTGCCTTCAGCTTGAATAAAATGTCAATTTCCTATCTTGACTTTAGTTACTGCGACTTCGTCTAAAGACTTGAAGATTGCGACATCGGTGTCATGTGGTTGGTGCATCCTTGTCAAGAGCCAACAGGATGAGAACCTTTCTGGCGGTGAGCTTGACACAGCAAAGACTTGCTCATCTTCGTCACTGTCCTCCTTAGCTACTCGAGCCTCAGCTTTCATCTATTGAAACTAACTCTACCTTGATTTGGCCTTGCTCTTGTAGACTCTCTCAACATGACCCTTCTTTTTACAATGCTGACATAAAGCTTCTGGATTGAACCAGTATTTTTCTTCTGGATGACCAGCCCTTCAGCAGTGCTTGCAAGTCTGATCCTCTTTTCTTGCAGCATCAGTCTTTGGCTTGTCTCTCCAGGCCTTCTTGCCTTTGTAGGCAGTGTTTGTTCTTGCCTGAAAGGCACCTTCTTGATGCTCCTCCAGTCTACTTGCTCTTCTTTGCTCTTGAGCATATAGAGCATTGATCAACTCTGTCAGGGAGATGGTAGACAGGTTCCTTGAGTCCTCGAGAGATGAGATTTTTGCCTCATACCTCTCGGGTAGAGTTCCAATaaccttctccactatcctaGCTTCCTTGAACTGCTCTCCAAGGAGCCTAATGCTGTTAACCACAGCCATAATCCTGTTAGAGTACTGCTTGacagtttcttcttccttcatcttcaaattctcgaaatcTCTCCTCAAGTTAAATAGCTGTTCTTTGCCTTGTCCTCTCATCCTTGAAACTCCTCTTTCAACTTGTCCCAGGCCTGTTTTGGTGATTCACATGCCATAATCCTTGTGAAAATCACATCTGACACTGAGTTCTTGATGCAAGACATGGCTTTGTGCCTCTTGGTCCTCTCATCAGCATGCTACCTGATCTGAGCCACTGTTGGATTGGATCTAAGTGGCTCTGGTTCAACATCAGAGTTGACCACCTCCCACAGATCGAAAGCCTGCAGGTAGGTCTTCATTTTGACCACCCATATGTGATAGCCTTCTCCATTGAAGACTTGAGGTGCAGCTGGTGAAAAACTTGATGAAGCCATGGATTTGTATAACAGATCCCCTAAGAAATaggctctagataccaattatTGGAGCTAAGTGCAACAAACAGCAAGGTTCAAAAGAAAGCTTGCCGAGCAAGAATCGAGACTTGCGGCAGAAACAAAgtagaaaaatgaaacaaattttaaGCAAAGCTAAAATAGAGAGCATATGGATGAAATCTTGCttgaattcattttaaaaaactGAAAATGGCATAAAGTCAATAAATAAACAAGCTTACAACTTGACAAAATAGTAGGTTAACCTAATCACAACCTACTACCACTAGCAAACTTAGTTGGAATACAACTAAGTTACATTAcatcaatttaaaatacaaaacctACTACCACTAACAAACTTAGTTGGAATACAACCAAGTTACATTACATCaacttaaaatacaaaataaaataaaaacatgtgaTTGCTGCATGCTGACCATTGCTTCAACAGATGGCCAACAATGCTATGGCTAGCACACATGGCAAATAGCGTAAATGGCGAACACACATGGGCAAACAGTCCAAATGGCGAACACACATGTCGGATAGTCCAAACATGAATCATTTGGCGCACAGTCAAAATATGAGAAGGATGGTGAACTGTCATGCGAGTGATCAATTGATAATTGACTTCTCCTTGAAAAAATGTTTAGATGCTAGTTTTGTCATGTTAATCTTTGCGTACAAATTATGTTTTCTCAGTTGTTTAGGAGATTAGACGTTTTTAGTAGAGTACAAAGAAAGGAatcttattataaataataatgtttagaCGTTTTTAGTAGAGTACAAAGAAAGGAatcttattataaataataatgtttttcttgttgaaaaattaatgaaaatattagcTGATCAATTTCATACTGCCATCATACTCATTTCTTCTCCGCATTTCTTTCTTAGTTCATATCTCCAACAGAACTGAGATTTTGAGGGCATTATCTGTTGAAGCAATGGTCAGCATGCAGCAATcacatgttttttattttattttgtattttaagttGATGTAATGTAACTTAGTTGTATTCCAACTAAGTTTGTTAGTGGTAGTAGGTTTTGTATTTTAAGTTGATTAGTTGTATTCCAACTAAGTTTGTTAGTGGTAGTAGGTTGTGATTAGGTTAACCTACTATTTTGTCAAGTTGTAAGCTTGTTTATTTATTGGCTTTATgccatttttagtttttgtatgaATTCAAGCAAGATTTCATTCATATGCTCTCTATTTTAGCTTTGCttaaaatttgtttcatttttctacTTTGTTTCTGCCGCAAGTCTCGATTCTTGCTCGGCAAGTTTTCTGTTGAACCTTGCTGTTTGTTGCACTTAGCTCCAataattggtatctagagcctATTTCTTAAGGGATCTGTTATACAAATCCATGGCTTCATCAAGTTTTTCACCAGCTGCACATCAAGTCTTCAATGGAGAAGGCTATCACATATGGGTGGTCAAAATGAAGACCTACCTGCAGGCTTTCGATCTGTGGGAGGTGGTCAACTCTGATGTTGAACCAGAGCCACTTAGAGCCAATCCAACAATGGCTCAGATCAGGCAGCATGCTGATGAGAGGACCAAGAGGCACAAAGCCATGTCTTGCATCCAGAACTCATTATCAGATGTGATTTTCACAAGGATTATGGCCTGTGAATCACCAAAACAGGCCTGGGACAAGTTGCAAGAGGAGTTTCAAGAGACAGAGAGGACAAGGCAGCAACAGTTGCTGAACCTGAGGAGAGATTTCGAGAATTTGAatatgaaggaagaagaaactgtCAAGCAGTACTCTGACAGGATTATGGCTGTGGTTAATAGCATTATGCTCCTTGGAGAGTAGTTCAAGGAAGCtaggatagtggagaaggttATTGTAACTCTGCCCGAGAGGTATGAGGCAAAAATCTCATCTCTCGAGGACTCAAGGGACCTGTCCACCATCTCCCTGACAGAGTTGATCAATGCTCTATATGCTCAAGAGCAAAGAAGAGCAAGCAGACTGGAGGAGCATCAAGAAGGTACCTTTCAGGCAAGAACAAACACTGCCTACAAAGGCAAGAAGGCCTGGAGAGACAAGCCAAGGACTGATGCTGCAAGAAAAGAGGGTCAGACTTGCAAGCACTGCAGAAGGGTTGGTCATCCAGAAGAAAAATATTGGTTCAATCCAGAAGCTGTATGTCAGCATTGTAAAAAGAAGGGTCATGTTGAGAGAGTCTGCAAGAGCAAGGCCAAATCAAGGCAGAGTCAGTTTCAACAGATGAAAGCTGATGCTCGAGTAGCTAAGGAGGACAGTGACGAATAGGAGCAAGTCTTTGCTGTGTCATGCTCAGCTGCTCAGGAAAGGTTCTCATTTGGTTGGCTCGTAGACAGTGGATGCACCAACCACATGACACCTGATGTTGCAATCTTCAAGTCTTTAGATAGAAGCTACAGAACTAAAGTCAAAATAGGAAATTGACATTTTATTCAAGCTGAAGGCAAGGGTGATGTGCTGATATGCACACCCACAGGTGCCAAAGTGATTTCAAATGTGCTTTTGGTGCCTGAAATTGACAGAAACCTGCTCAGCATAGCTCAGTTGCTGGAGAAATGTTATTCTATTGTGTTCAAAGACAACCAATGCCAAATcagtgatccaagtggatccaaGCTTATGGTAGTTCCTATGGCTGATAAGAGCTTTGTAGTTGACTGGACCAGGGAGTCAGACATTGCCTACACAGTCACATCAGATGAATCCAAGCTTTGGCATCAAAGGCTGGGACATGCCAACTTCAGATAGGTGGCTCGAATGGTCAGAGAGGACTTGGCTGAAAACTTCATCAACTCAGTGGACCATGATGATGTGTGTGAAGTGTGTCAGCTAGGAAAGCAGGCCAGACTCCCATTTCTCTAATCAAGCCCGAGAGCCTCTGAAAACTCCAACTAGTGCACACCGATGTGTGTGGCCCTATGAGGATCGAAATATTAAGGAAACAGGTACTTCATActgttcattgatgattttttaagATATTGTTGGCTTTACTTCTTAAAACAGAAATTAGAGGTGGCCTCAGTGTTTTAGAAGTTCATGACCGTCACGAGATCAAACAAAGTTGCAAGTCAAGACCATAAGGTCTGATAATGGGACTGAGTACACCTCAGCTTAGTTCCAAGCCTTCTGTGATAAGACAGGCATCAaacatcaacttaccaacacaTATACACCTCAGCAAAATGGTGTAAGTGAAAGGAAGAATAGGAGTTTGATGGATATGGCCAGGTGTTTGATGATTCAGAAGAATCTGCCTAAAGCACTATGGGCAGAGGCAATTAACACTGCAAACTACGTTTAAAATAGGCTTCCAACCAAGGCCTTGGATCAGAAGACTCCATTCGAAGCCTGGTCTGGATTCAA
This genomic window from Gossypium raimondii isolate GPD5lz chromosome 10, ASM2569854v1, whole genome shotgun sequence contains:
- the LOC128034038 gene encoding uncharacterized protein LOC128034038; translated protein: MASSSFSPAAHQVFNGEGYHIWVVKMKTYLQAFDLWEVVNSDVEPEPLRANPTMAQIRQHADERTKRHKAMSCIQNSLSDVIFTRIMACESPKQAWDKLQEEFQETERTRQQQLLNLRRDFENLNMKEEETVKQYSDRIMAVFKEARIVEKVIVTLPERYEAKISSLEDSRDLSTISLTELINALYAQEQRRASRLEEHQEGTFQARTNTAYKGKKAWRDKPRTDAARKEGQTCKHCRRVGHPEEKYWFNPEAVCQHCKKKGHVERVCKSKAKSRQSQFQQMKADARVAKEDSAKVISNVLLVPEIDRNLLSIAQLLEKCYSIVFKDNQCQISDPSGSKLMVVPMADKSFVVDWTRESDIAYTVTSDESKLWHQRLGHANFR